Within the Vicia villosa cultivar HV-30 ecotype Madison, WI unplaced genomic scaffold, Vvil1.0 ctg.001202F_1_1_3, whole genome shotgun sequence genome, the region ctcttcaccattgacaatggcattCACGGTTGGACCCCCATGGGCAGGCATCGGATTGTTGAcaatattgggtgtaggagtAAATTGAATAATCTTTTGGTCCAACAAATCTTGGACTTTGTTCTTCAACGCAATGCACCTCTCTGTATCATGCCCAACGGCACCTGAATGAAAAGCACATCGTGCATTCGCATTGTAATTCGGAGATTGTGTGTCCGGAGCATtcggagcatctctcaaagtaatcttTTCAATCTTAAGCAAATGTTGCAGCACCTGagcataggtcataggaatcggatCAATCTTTCTGTGAGGCCTAGTCCTGGGAGGATAGCGATCATTACTGGAACGCTGTCCctgctgatgttgttgttgtggtactggGATCATGACAGCATTGACATGTGAATTATTTCTCCCTGAACCTCTTCTTCCATATATGGCATCAGcatttccttctttccttctggcATAACCTTCAGCTTGCTTCTTACCACCAGTGGAGTTAGAAGAAGCTCCCAACTGAATTTTCCCCATCTTGAGGCCCATCTCAACTCGTTCAccatatctcaccatttcagaAAAGTTTGCTGAAGCACTACAAGCCAAGTAATAGTGTCCAGACAAAGTACTGGTAAACATGTCAATCATCTCACGTTCAGTCATTGGTGGCTGAACCCTCGCAGCTAACTCacgccatttctgagcatactccttgaaggaaTCTTTAGGACTTTGAACCAAACTCTGAAGTTGAGTTCGATTCGGCGCCATGTCAACATTATACTGATAATGCTTAATGaaagcctccacaagatctctccaGGAATGGATATGAGTACGCTCCAGCTGAACATACCACTCCAAAGAAGCCCCAGcaagactatcctggaagaagtgcaTCAGAAAACCTTCATCCTCAGAGTATACCGACATCTTTCGATAATATGCCTTAACATGAGTCATAGGACAAGTCGCCCCATTGTACTTGTCAAaagatggaactttgaattttggcgggatcctcacaccaggaaccaaccccaagtcattgatatccatgcctaacacccctttgccttcaacaGCTCTGAGACGTTCTTCAATCAGACGATACCTTTCAACCTCATCATGCGCACCCCCAGCACTGTGCCTTGATAGCTGATCAAAGTTCTCAACATCGAAATCCAGATTACCACGGTTCTGAGTatctctccttcccaacagacgagacggaggtggaggtggaaacccctgatgctgattgaaaggattatagtgTCCTCCCATACGAGCAAACTCATTCGGATCATGGTGATCATCAATCCTACCAGATACATCCTCAAACAGCCCTTGGCGTCCTTCATTCTCATTCCTTCTAGAATTCTCGACGAGAACTCGCAAGTCATCCTgccccttggtcacattagtcaatgcttccataaactgcGCCATCTGCGCATTCATCTGCTCTGTCAGCTAAGCTCTCATCTCTGCCATCTGTTCTTGAATCTGTTCCATCTgccttctctgattgctcctagtcggatacgggtgattagccgtcttagaactccttctAGTAACAAAGCAGCAAGACATGAGATATAAgacctgcaaaacctgcaaatatatgacatgtatgatatatgaatgatatgcatgaaatgtttgtcaattttcaggtatccaagagttcatcccactCTCAGATAGGACATAGAAACCCTGATACAGAATATATTCGAACAATAATCCACGCACGAGAATAATTCAACAAACTGAgcatatttcattcaaacataaccgagaatttgagttcatacaaacaaaacacataACCGTGTCACAAAGTGCTTATAAGGCATACAAAAGAAATCCAGAATAACAAaatgcgaccccatccaacaatcctggacatgggCGACAAACATCAAGAATACACATCAAATCAAACCCCTAAACCAAACAAATCCAAACCACAGCAGCACTAGGATCGTCTGACAACAGAATGAGCTCCTCCATCTCCTCTCCGCTGGGACCGGAAGCTTGCAAGCTCTTCTTCAAGTCTAGCTGACTTGGCTTTCTCTTCCATCAACTGTTGTTCTGAATCCTGCATCCTTCTCTTGCTATTGCTTTCGGACCTTCGCAACTTCGCACATTCCTGCTGTTTTCGGTACAAGTTTTCATGAGATCGCCTTTGGGCACGTGTCATGCTTGAACCTTCACCTTGCGCATGCTTGAGCTTACGAGCCAATTCCGCCTTTTCGCGATCTTGAAAATACCTCTCCAAGCCAACCTCATTGTCCTTTGCTCTTAGTCTGATGTTGTCCGCTTCAGTTTGAATATAGAGTTCAGCCGCAACGGTATCAGATAAAACCACGGGAGGTTGCTCATACAATGGACATGACCTAGCAAATGGCAACAACAGACTTGCCACtcttgcttcaacccacttgcgGTAAGGACCCATAGCAATAGGAACTTTCTTGCTCAACGTATTCTGATCTCTCTTGTGAACTTTGGTCCAAGCATACGCTATCTTTTCTAGCTCCAGAGGATCTTTACCATCAGCAAAGTACACTGATTCAAATGCTTCTACATCATTCTGAGCCCTTTCCATTGCATATCCCAATTGACGATAGGCGAGTGTGGGATTGTAACTAATGCAACCTCTGGTTCCCATGAGAGGAACGTTGGGATATGGACCGCAACTAGTGATGATGTTCCAAATCTTCCCCACACAATAGTTCCACCTGATGTCATAAGATGTGAGGTTAACAATCCTATCTGACCACTTaagagaactcttcttgagcacaaAAGGTCCTCTCACCGGCAAATGCAACATGAACCACTGATACAACAACGGAAGACAAGAATCAACAACATATCCTCCCTTCTTACTTCTCGAATGGATCGAAAAATAAGCGTCTGCAAGCAACGTTGGCACGGGGTTTTTGTTCATAAAGACACAAATTGCCGCCAAACTCACAAAGTTTCCTCTTGAAGGGAATAAAACAATGCCATAAATCATGATAGCAAGCAAGCGACTAAAATCAACCCACTGCTCCTTCTTCGCTGCATCCTCAGCCCTACTGATCAAAAAGCAAAGATAGAAACCAGAA harbors:
- the LOC131634001 gene encoding uncharacterized protein LOC131634001; translated protein: MALITLFQFYDPQLRCFTFQDYQLVPTLEEFSYILNIQITDDVPFIRVPEVVRFEKIAEALHMGIKEVERNWKSSGGVSGFYLCFLISRAEDAAKKEQWVDFSRLLAIMIYGIVLFPSRGNFVSLAAICVFMNKNPVPTLLADAYFSIHSRSKKGGYVVDSCLPLLYQWFMLHLPVRGPFVLKKSSLKWSDRIVNLTSYDIRWNYCVGKIWNIITSCGPYPNVPLMGTRGCISYNPTLAYRQLGYAMERAQNDVEAFESVYFADGKDPLELEKIAYAWTKVHKRDQNTLSKKVPIAMGPYRKWVEARVASLLLPFARSCPLYEQPPVVLSDTVAAELYIQTEADNIRLRAKDNEVGLERYFQDREKAELARKLKHAQGEGSSMTRAQRRSHENLYRKQQECAKLRRSESNSKRRMQDSEQQLMEEKAKSARLEEELASFRSQRRGDGGAHSVVRRS